The following are from one region of the Bacillus methanolicus MGA3 genome:
- a CDS encoding DUF1002 domain-containing protein, which translates to MIFKHFLKWVAAAIIFIFVFSSGNMAFAANGNSDEESINEKFGLPIVVYGESLSPAQKEEVRRLLGVNDTSKVKEITVTGKDLVTYINGDPHSNLYSSAKITRKEKGEGLIVKQITPENITEVTNEMYANALLTAGIEDAVVEVASPVKVSGHSALVGIYKAYDNGEGTGLNKERTEVANEELSLATNLAKKDGLDQDKVSELLTEIKKEIAKQNPATKEDIEQIIDEKIKTLEIQLSPEDRQLLIDLFDKMRKLNINFDNVQSQLNDLTKDIQKRIEETVGDKGFLETVSNFFKELIDAIKSIFS; encoded by the coding sequence ATGATATTTAAACATTTTTTGAAATGGGTTGCTGCCGCAATAATATTTATTTTCGTTTTCAGTTCGGGAAACATGGCTTTTGCTGCAAACGGCAATAGCGATGAAGAAAGCATAAATGAAAAATTCGGCCTTCCTATTGTTGTTTATGGTGAATCATTATCGCCTGCCCAAAAAGAAGAGGTTAGAAGACTATTAGGTGTTAACGATACAAGTAAAGTGAAAGAGATCACTGTAACAGGTAAAGATCTTGTTACTTATATTAATGGAGACCCTCATTCCAATTTGTATTCCTCTGCAAAAATTACAAGAAAGGAAAAAGGCGAAGGTCTTATTGTTAAGCAAATCACACCGGAAAACATTACGGAAGTAACAAATGAAATGTATGCCAATGCTTTATTGACTGCAGGGATTGAAGATGCAGTTGTTGAAGTCGCTTCTCCAGTGAAAGTAAGCGGACATTCCGCTCTTGTTGGAATTTATAAAGCATATGATAATGGAGAAGGAACGGGATTAAATAAAGAGCGTACGGAAGTAGCGAATGAAGAATTGAGTCTTGCCACAAACCTGGCTAAGAAAGATGGGCTTGATCAGGACAAAGTAAGCGAGCTTTTAACAGAGATTAAAAAGGAAATTGCAAAACAGAATCCAGCGACAAAAGAAGACATCGAACAAATTATTGATGAAAAAATAAAAACGCTTGAAATTCAATTAAGCCCGGAAGACCGTCAGTTGCTTATTGATCTTTTTGATAAAATGCGTAAACTTAACATTAATTTTGATAATGTCCAATCACAGTTAAATGACTTGACAAAAGACATTCAGAAAAGAATTGAAGAAACAGTCGGAGACAAAGGCTTCTTAGAAACCGTTTCTAATTTCTTTAAAGAACTAATCGATGCGATAAAAAGTATATTCTCATGA
- the gndA gene encoding NADP-dependent phosphogluconate dehydrogenase, giving the protein MTKQQIGVIGLAVMGKNLALNIESKGYTVSVYNRSREKTDRMLAETKGKNIVGTYSIEEFVHSLEKPRKILIMVQAGAGTDAIIEQLKPHLEKGDILIDGGNAFFVDTQRRNKELSEHGIHFIGTGVSGGEEGALNGPSIMPGGQKEAYDLVAPIFKDIAAKVNGEPCTTYIGPDGAGHYVKMVHNGIEYGDMQLISESYFLLKNVLGLNAQELHEVYAEWNKGELDSYLIEITADIFTKIDEETGKPLVDVILDTAGQKGTGKWTSQSALDLGVPLPIITESVFARFISAMKQERVEASKQLRGPSAKTFTGNKEAFIESVRKALYMSKICSYAQGFAQMRAASDEYHWDLNYGEIAMIFRGGCIIRAQFLQKIKEAYDRDPSLKNLLLDPYFKEVVESYQDALREIISVAVQNGIPVPGFSAALSYYDSYRMETLPANLIQAQRDYFGAHTYQRIDKEGSFHTDWTK; this is encoded by the coding sequence ATGACGAAACAGCAAATTGGTGTCATCGGTTTAGCTGTAATGGGGAAAAACCTCGCGTTGAACATTGAAAGCAAAGGCTATACAGTGTCCGTTTACAATCGTTCCCGTGAGAAAACCGATCGAATGCTAGCCGAAACAAAAGGAAAAAATATTGTTGGTACATATTCAATTGAAGAATTTGTTCATTCACTCGAAAAACCAAGAAAAATTTTAATAATGGTTCAAGCCGGTGCAGGAACAGACGCAATAATCGAACAATTGAAGCCGCATCTTGAAAAAGGTGATATTTTAATTGACGGCGGAAATGCATTTTTCGTTGATACACAGCGCCGCAATAAAGAATTAAGCGAACATGGCATCCACTTTATCGGTACAGGAGTTTCCGGCGGGGAAGAAGGAGCTTTGAACGGTCCGTCCATTATGCCAGGCGGCCAAAAAGAAGCATATGATTTAGTGGCTCCAATCTTTAAAGACATTGCAGCAAAAGTCAATGGCGAACCTTGTACAACATACATTGGCCCTGATGGTGCAGGCCATTATGTGAAAATGGTTCATAACGGAATCGAATACGGAGACATGCAGCTTATTTCAGAATCTTATTTCCTTCTAAAGAATGTTCTTGGTTTAAATGCCCAAGAATTGCATGAAGTATATGCCGAATGGAATAAAGGTGAGCTTGACAGCTATTTGATTGAAATTACAGCTGACATTTTTACAAAAATTGATGAAGAAACAGGCAAGCCTCTAGTTGATGTAATTTTAGATACAGCAGGGCAAAAAGGAACCGGTAAATGGACAAGCCAGAGCGCCCTGGATTTAGGTGTTCCTCTTCCAATCATTACGGAATCAGTGTTCGCCCGCTTTATCTCTGCAATGAAACAAGAACGTGTTGAAGCAAGCAAGCAGCTTCGCGGTCCAAGTGCTAAGACATTTACAGGAAATAAAGAGGCGTTCATCGAATCAGTCCGGAAAGCTCTATACATGAGTAAAATTTGTTCGTATGCACAAGGATTCGCGCAAATGAGGGCGGCATCTGATGAGTATCATTGGGATCTCAATTATGGAGAAATTGCGATGATTTTCCGCGGCGGCTGCATCATTCGCGCTCAATTCTTGCAAAAAATCAAAGAAGCTTATGACCGTGATCCAAGCCTTAAAAATCTTCTTCTTGATCCATACTTCAAAGAGGTTGTCGAAAGCTATCAAGATGCACTTCGAGAAATTATTAGTGTTGCTGTTCAAAACGGCATCCCGGTTCCTGGTTTTTCTGCAGCATTGTCTTACTATGACAGCTACCGAATGGAGACATTGCCTGCCAACCTCATTCAGGCGCAGCGTGACTATTTTGGTGCTCACACTTATCAGCGCATTGATAAAGAAGGAAGCTTCCATACTGATTGGACGAAATAA
- a CDS encoding DNA polymerase IV — MKEMIPKKGRVILHVDMNSFYASVEMSYDPSLKGKPLAIAGDAEERRGIIVTCSYEARKFGVKTTMPLWEAKKLCPQLIIRKPNFERYRAVSIKIFEILRQYSDLVEPVSIDEGYMDITDSDKLGTPVEIARTIQKRLLEQLDLPCSIGIAPNKFLAKMASDMKKPLGITILRKRDVPNILWPLDVGQMHGVGKKTAEKLAKIGIRTIGDLAKANEIQLKNLLGINGARLKERANGNDWRPVDPDSVSDFKSVGNSTTLPKDITNQQVLFQVLDGLAEKVAARLKRKKVLAANIAITIRYKDRKTITRSKKLSNPVSQKDEISQAAKTLFLKHWNGEPVRLLGITGTDLQERGRAVKQLDLFSYEQEAKKEPLIHALEKLREKYGEHIIKNADAKADIDIKSKIGTDTSFNKDFLQTFAIGGKNKKE, encoded by the coding sequence GTGAAAGAAATGATTCCGAAAAAAGGGCGAGTGATTCTTCATGTTGATATGAATAGTTTTTATGCTTCCGTTGAAATGTCATATGACCCTTCTTTGAAAGGCAAACCCCTTGCAATTGCAGGAGACGCGGAAGAACGAAGGGGAATTATCGTAACTTGCAGTTATGAAGCAAGAAAATTCGGGGTAAAAACGACCATGCCTTTATGGGAAGCAAAGAAACTTTGCCCACAGCTTATTATTAGGAAACCTAATTTTGAGCGTTACCGCGCCGTTTCCATTAAAATATTTGAAATTCTTCGCCAATATTCCGATCTTGTTGAACCTGTATCGATTGATGAAGGTTATATGGATATCACCGATAGCGATAAACTTGGAACACCGGTTGAGATTGCCCGAACGATTCAAAAGAGATTATTGGAACAACTCGATCTTCCATGCAGCATCGGGATTGCACCAAATAAATTTCTAGCAAAAATGGCTTCCGATATGAAAAAGCCGCTTGGGATCACAATTCTCCGCAAGCGAGATGTTCCGAATATTCTCTGGCCTCTTGATGTTGGACAAATGCATGGCGTCGGCAAAAAAACGGCAGAAAAGTTGGCGAAAATCGGGATCAGAACAATCGGTGATTTAGCAAAAGCAAATGAGATTCAATTAAAAAATCTTCTTGGCATAAACGGTGCCAGATTAAAGGAACGAGCAAACGGCAATGACTGGCGCCCTGTCGATCCTGACTCTGTTTCTGATTTTAAAAGTGTCGGGAATTCAACGACTTTACCGAAAGATATCACCAATCAGCAAGTCTTATTTCAAGTCTTGGATGGATTGGCGGAAAAAGTTGCAGCCCGTTTAAAAAGAAAAAAGGTTTTGGCTGCCAATATTGCTATTACGATCCGGTATAAGGATCGAAAAACAATCACAAGAAGCAAAAAATTAAGTAATCCTGTCAGCCAAAAGGATGAAATTAGCCAGGCAGCAAAAACTCTTTTCCTTAAACATTGGAATGGAGAACCAGTCAGACTGTTAGGAATCACCGGAACGGATTTGCAGGAAAGAGGGCGTGCAGTTAAGCAGCTTGATCTTTTTTCATATGAACAAGAGGCTAAAAAAGAGCCGCTGATCCATGCTCTTGAAAAACTTCGCGAAAAATATGGAGAGCATATTATTAAAAATGCCGATGCAAAAGCAGATATCGATATAAAATCAAAAATAGGAACAGATACAAGTTTTAACAAGGACTTCCTTCAAACTTTTGCAATTGGCGGAAAAAACAAAAAAGAATAA
- a CDS encoding chemotaxis protein CheW, with the protein MNESNKAVVFRVGSEEYAFPIQYVISIEKMASTTPIPHLPEYVKGIVKVRGELIPVVDFENILYNRQIEINEGTRFIVLHTPEMSLGVLVKEAKEIVDIPSEKLKQIGLIAYQKTSYFTGVANLDKRLITVIDPLKLIQSLEGIREIQEYMKTHARSEQHS; encoded by the coding sequence ATGAACGAATCAAACAAGGCCGTTGTCTTTCGTGTCGGCAGCGAAGAATATGCATTTCCCATTCAGTATGTCATTTCAATTGAAAAAATGGCGAGTACAACACCAATTCCACATTTGCCTGAATATGTGAAAGGAATTGTAAAAGTCAGAGGAGAGTTAATTCCGGTTGTTGATTTTGAAAACATTTTATATAACCGTCAAATAGAAATCAATGAAGGAACGAGATTCATCGTTTTACATACACCGGAGATGTCTCTCGGTGTTCTCGTTAAAGAAGCAAAGGAAATTGTTGATATTCCTTCAGAAAAACTCAAACAAATTGGTTTAATCGCTTATCAAAAAACTAGTTATTTTACGGGTGTGGCCAACCTTGACAAACGGTTAATAACCGTTATCGACCCCTTAAAACTCATTCAATCTCTTGAAGGAATTCGCGAGATACAAGAATACATGAAAACACATGCAAGATCCGAACAGCATTCATAG
- a CDS encoding M20/M25/M40 family metallo-hydrolase: MINQERLLNEFLELVQIDSETKYEAQIAKVLKKKFTELGVDVYEDDTTAQTGHGAGNLICTLQGTKDGVDPIYFTSHMDTVVPGKSIKPSIKDGYVVTDGTTILGADDKAGLAVMLETVRVLKERNIPHGTIQFIITVGEESGLVGAKALDSSLVKAKFGYALDSDGKVGNIVVAAPTQAKISAVILGKTAHAGVAPEKGVSAITIAAKAIAKMPLGRIDEETTANIGRFEGGTQTNIVCDRVNILAEARSLVPEKMEEQVRKMKEAFESTAEEMGGKAEIEVQVMYPGFKFGEGDHVVEVARKAAAKIGRTCELLKSGGGSDANVIAGFGIPTVNLAVGYEDIHTTNEKMPIEELNKLAEMVIAIIEEVAA; the protein is encoded by the coding sequence ATGATTAATCAGGAACGATTATTGAATGAATTTTTGGAATTGGTCCAAATTGATTCAGAAACTAAATATGAAGCGCAAATAGCAAAAGTTCTAAAGAAAAAGTTTACGGAGTTAGGTGTGGATGTATATGAAGATGATACAACTGCACAAACAGGTCATGGAGCTGGCAACTTGATTTGTACCCTGCAGGGAACAAAAGACGGTGTGGACCCAATTTATTTTACTTCCCATATGGATACAGTTGTTCCTGGAAAGAGCATCAAACCGTCGATTAAAGATGGCTATGTTGTGACTGATGGTACAACAATTTTAGGTGCTGACGATAAAGCCGGACTTGCAGTCATGCTCGAAACAGTACGGGTTTTAAAGGAACGGAACATACCGCACGGCACGATTCAATTTATCATCACAGTTGGTGAAGAATCAGGTTTAGTGGGGGCAAAAGCACTTGATTCATCGTTAGTGAAAGCGAAATTCGGCTACGCGCTTGACAGTGACGGAAAAGTTGGCAATATTGTCGTTGCTGCACCAACCCAAGCAAAAATTTCAGCTGTTATCTTAGGGAAAACTGCTCACGCAGGTGTAGCTCCTGAGAAAGGTGTTTCTGCTATTACAATTGCTGCAAAAGCTATTGCGAAAATGCCGCTTGGGCGAATTGATGAAGAAACGACTGCTAATATTGGCCGTTTTGAAGGTGGAACTCAAACAAATATTGTTTGTGATCGGGTAAATATTTTAGCGGAAGCACGCTCACTCGTGCCGGAAAAAATGGAAGAACAAGTTCGGAAAATGAAAGAAGCATTTGAAAGCACTGCAGAGGAAATGGGCGGTAAAGCGGAAATTGAAGTTCAAGTCATGTATCCGGGATTTAAATTTGGAGAAGGTGACCATGTTGTGGAAGTTGCCCGCAAAGCCGCTGCTAAAATCGGACGCACCTGTGAATTGTTAAAGAGCGGGGGCGGAAGTGATGCAAATGTCATCGCTGGATTTGGCATTCCGACAGTTAATCTTGCAGTCGGCTATGAAGATATTCATACAACAAATGAAAAAATGCCAATTGAAGAGCTCAATAAGTTGGCTGAGATGGTGATTGCTATTATAGAAGAAGTTGCGGCTTAA
- a CDS encoding acyl-CoA carboxylase subunit beta: protein MVDIYEKINELYDRRREVEMGGGDEKIERQHEKGKLTARERIDLLVDPGTFVELNPFIEHRSTDFGLDRQKGPGDGVVTGYGKINGRPIYLFSQDFTVFGGALGEMHAKKIAHVMDLAAKNGAPFIGLNDSGGARIQEGVVSLDGYGHIFYRNAIYSGVIPQISVIMGPCAGGAVYSPAITDFVFMVEKTSQMFITGPKVIETVTGEKISAEDLGGARVHNTISGNAHFSAEKEEEVLEMVRKLLSYLPQNNEEKPPRLEADDSDDYRPDLTDVIPFDAVRPYDVRIVINQVVDEHSFMEIHKDFAKNIVVGFARIKGEVVGLVCNQPKFMAGGLDIDSSDKAARFIRFCDSFNIPIITFEDVTGFFPGVKQEHGGIIRHGAKILYAYSEATVPKLTVILRKAYGGAYVALNSKAIGADLVFAWPNAEIAVMGPQGAANIIFAKEIQNSENPEQTRQQKIEEYREKFANPYVAARMGMVDDVIDPRETRIKLIQALEMLRNKKETRPRKKHGNIPL, encoded by the coding sequence ATGGTTGATATTTACGAAAAGATAAATGAATTGTACGACCGCCGCCGCGAAGTTGAAATGGGCGGGGGCGATGAAAAAATTGAAAGGCAGCATGAAAAAGGAAAGCTGACAGCTCGTGAAAGAATCGATCTTTTAGTAGATCCGGGAACGTTTGTGGAGTTAAATCCGTTTATTGAACATCGGTCAACAGATTTTGGCCTTGATCGACAAAAAGGACCTGGAGACGGAGTTGTGACAGGCTATGGGAAAATAAACGGACGCCCGATCTATTTATTTTCACAAGATTTTACCGTTTTTGGCGGAGCCCTTGGGGAAATGCATGCGAAGAAAATTGCTCATGTAATGGATTTAGCGGCAAAAAATGGTGCGCCGTTCATCGGATTAAATGATTCAGGGGGAGCACGAATTCAGGAGGGTGTCGTATCTTTAGACGGATATGGCCATATTTTTTACCGAAATGCGATTTATTCCGGCGTCATTCCGCAAATTTCAGTGATCATGGGGCCTTGTGCCGGGGGAGCAGTATATTCTCCTGCTATAACAGATTTTGTATTTATGGTTGAAAAAACAAGCCAGATGTTTATTACCGGACCAAAAGTAATTGAAACAGTGACAGGGGAAAAGATTTCCGCCGAGGATCTTGGTGGAGCGAGAGTTCACAATACAATCAGCGGAAACGCCCATTTCAGTGCAGAAAAGGAAGAAGAAGTTTTAGAGATGGTCCGCAAGTTATTAAGTTACCTTCCGCAAAATAATGAAGAAAAACCGCCGAGATTAGAAGCAGATGATTCGGATGATTACCGCCCTGATTTAACCGATGTCATTCCTTTTGACGCGGTCCGGCCATATGACGTCAGAATTGTAATTAACCAAGTTGTTGATGAACACTCTTTCATGGAAATACACAAAGATTTTGCGAAAAATATTGTTGTCGGTTTTGCTCGAATTAAGGGAGAAGTTGTAGGCCTTGTATGCAATCAGCCGAAGTTCATGGCTGGCGGGCTTGATATTGACAGTTCTGATAAAGCGGCAAGGTTTATTCGATTCTGCGATTCTTTTAACATTCCAATCATTACGTTTGAAGATGTGACCGGTTTCTTTCCGGGAGTTAAACAGGAGCATGGCGGGATTATTCGCCACGGTGCAAAAATTTTGTACGCTTATTCAGAAGCAACAGTGCCGAAGCTAACCGTTATTTTGCGGAAAGCTTATGGAGGAGCCTATGTTGCATTAAATAGTAAAGCAATCGGAGCTGATTTGGTATTCGCTTGGCCAAATGCGGAAATTGCTGTGATGGGTCCTCAAGGTGCGGCGAATATTATTTTTGCTAAAGAAATTCAAAACAGTGAGAATCCGGAACAAACGCGGCAGCAAAAAATTGAGGAATACCGGGAGAAATTTGCAAATCCTTATGTGGCAGCGAGAATGGGAATGGTCGATGATGTCATTGATCCGCGTGAGACTAGAATTAAATTGATTCAGGCTCTTGAAATGCTGAGAAACAAAAAAGAAACCCGGCCGCGAAAAAAACATGGCAACATCCCGCTATAA
- the mce gene encoding methylmalonyl-CoA epimerase, which translates to MIKKVDHIGIAVKSLDKTLSFYTEVLRLELLGIEEVESEKVKVAFLKAGETKLELLEPTAEDSPISKFIEKRGEGIHHVALGVESIQERIDEIKSKGIKMIQDQPKTGAGGALVAFMHPKSTGGVLYEFCEKKGMNKEHG; encoded by the coding sequence ATGATTAAAAAAGTTGATCATATAGGGATTGCTGTAAAATCTCTAGATAAAACGCTTTCATTTTATACAGAAGTGCTTCGCCTTGAACTGTTAGGGATCGAAGAAGTAGAAAGCGAAAAAGTAAAAGTTGCATTTCTTAAAGCAGGCGAAACAAAACTTGAATTATTAGAACCTACTGCAGAAGACAGTCCAATCTCAAAATTTATCGAAAAGCGCGGAGAGGGAATCCATCATGTTGCTCTCGGTGTTGAATCCATTCAAGAGCGGATTGATGAAATAAAGAGTAAAGGGATCAAAATGATTCAAGACCAACCAAAAACAGGAGCAGGAGGGGCTCTCGTCGCTTTTATGCACCCAAAATCAACAGGCGGCGTATTGTATGAATTTTGCGAAAAGAAAGGAATGAACAAGGAGCATGGTTGA
- the prli42 gene encoding stressosome-associated protein Prli42 → MSNRKTRKLIVFLMIFIMLASSLITGLKILFS, encoded by the coding sequence TTGTCTAACCGAAAAACGAGAAAACTGATAGTTTTTTTGATGATTTTCATCATGCTTGCTTCATCTCTCATTACGGGCCTGAAAATATTGTTTTCATAA
- a CDS encoding amino acid ABC transporter ATP-binding protein, with the protein MIKVENLHKNFGKLEVLKGITTTIHEGEVVAIIGPSGSGKSTFLRCMNLLEVPTSGKIWIDGQEITDKKTNIMKVRQNVGMVFQHFHLFPHKTVLENLTYAPIKVKGLSREEAEKLGHELLSKVGLSEKAEEYPGRLSGGQKQRVAIARALAMRPNVMLFDEPTSALDPEMVKEVLEVMKSLAHTGMTMAIVTHEMGFAQEVADRVLFLDGGILVEDAPPEEFFNNPKSKRAEAFLEKIL; encoded by the coding sequence GTGATTAAGGTAGAAAACCTTCATAAAAATTTTGGAAAGCTTGAAGTCTTAAAAGGAATAACGACAACCATTCATGAAGGAGAAGTTGTCGCCATTATCGGTCCGTCAGGTTCTGGAAAATCTACTTTCCTTAGGTGCATGAATCTCTTGGAAGTGCCAACGAGCGGGAAAATATGGATTGACGGCCAGGAAATTACCGATAAAAAGACAAATATTATGAAGGTGCGGCAAAATGTAGGAATGGTGTTTCAGCATTTTCATTTATTCCCGCATAAAACCGTTTTAGAAAATCTAACGTATGCACCGATTAAAGTGAAAGGCCTTTCTCGAGAAGAAGCGGAAAAGCTAGGGCATGAACTGCTTTCGAAAGTCGGTCTATCCGAAAAAGCGGAAGAATATCCTGGGAGATTATCAGGCGGCCAAAAGCAACGGGTTGCGATTGCTCGGGCTCTGGCTATGCGGCCCAATGTCATGCTGTTTGATGAACCGACTTCAGCACTTGACCCTGAAATGGTAAAAGAAGTGCTCGAAGTTATGAAATCATTAGCCCATACAGGTATGACAATGGCGATCGTAACACATGAAATGGGCTTTGCCCAGGAAGTTGCGGATCGTGTATTATTCCTTGATGGGGGAATTTTAGTCGAGGATGCTCCTCCTGAAGAATTTTTTAACAACCCTAAAAGCAAGCGTGCAGAAGCTTTCTTGGAAAAAATACTTTAG
- a CDS encoding amino acid ABC transporter permease, with protein sequence MNLDFSQFIPSLPYILKGIGVTLQIVILAGMMGFAFGVILALFKISSFKLLGWFADAYTSIFRGTPLVLQLMLIYYGSPQIVGFQIDASTAAVLSFSLNSAAYISEIIRAGILAVDKGQREASMALGIPYKKMMWDIILPQALKNILPALMNEFITLTKESAIVTTVGVMDIMRRSYQVGADKYSFFEPLLIAGMIYYLMVMVLTLIGKAMERRMRRSD encoded by the coding sequence ATGAATTTGGATTTCTCACAATTTATTCCCTCCCTGCCTTATATTTTGAAGGGGATCGGGGTTACCCTGCAAATTGTCATTCTGGCCGGGATGATGGGATTTGCGTTTGGAGTTATTTTGGCTTTATTTAAAATAAGTTCTTTTAAATTGCTTGGCTGGTTTGCAGATGCCTATACTTCTATTTTTCGCGGAACGCCGCTGGTGCTTCAGCTTATGTTGATCTACTACGGATCACCGCAAATTGTAGGGTTTCAAATTGATGCATCCACTGCAGCTGTTCTTTCCTTTAGTTTGAATTCGGCTGCTTATATATCGGAAATTATTCGTGCCGGTATTTTGGCGGTAGATAAAGGACAGCGGGAGGCATCAATGGCGCTGGGGATTCCTTACAAGAAAATGATGTGGGATATTATCCTGCCGCAAGCATTAAAAAATATATTGCCTGCTTTAATGAACGAATTCATTACGCTAACAAAAGAATCTGCTATTGTGACCACCGTTGGCGTGATGGATATTATGCGCCGTTCATATCAGGTAGGCGCTGATAAATACTCATTCTTCGAACCGTTGCTGATTGCAGGTATGATCTATTATTTGATGGTCATGGTGCTGACATTGATAGGAAAAGCTATGGAAAGGAGAATGAGACGCAGTGATTAA
- a CDS encoding transporter substrate-binding domain-containing protein, producing MKKHFSLFLISILVIGLLAACGTGQKDSAKDGNGADGKKVLIMGTSADYPPFEYVDTAKSDEIIGFDVDLAKAIAGKLGYKVQVKDIEFSGLVQALKSGQVDFVLAGMTPTEDRKKNVDFSDIYYTAKHMIVSKKDSGIKSLEDLKGKTVGVQLGSIQEGKAKEIRKKVDMKIENRNRVPELIQEIMTGRFDAAIIEDTVAKGYFKKEKNLTGFTISDNPEEAGSAIAFPKNSKLTKDFNKVLNEMKKNGELDKLIVKWFGGGK from the coding sequence ATGAAAAAGCATTTTTCGTTATTTTTGATAAGCATTCTCGTTATTGGACTTTTGGCTGCGTGCGGTACTGGTCAGAAAGATTCAGCCAAGGATGGAAATGGTGCTGATGGAAAAAAGGTTTTAATTATGGGGACTTCTGCTGATTATCCTCCATTTGAATACGTTGATACTGCGAAAAGTGACGAGATTATCGGATTTGACGTTGATCTGGCAAAAGCGATTGCAGGTAAACTAGGATATAAAGTCCAAGTGAAGGATATCGAATTCAGCGGTCTCGTTCAAGCGTTAAAATCTGGTCAGGTAGACTTTGTCTTAGCAGGGATGACACCAACAGAAGACCGTAAAAAGAATGTTGATTTCAGTGATATCTATTATACTGCGAAACATATGATTGTCTCTAAAAAAGACAGCGGCATTAAAAGTTTAGAAGATCTAAAAGGGAAAACCGTGGGTGTTCAATTAGGATCAATTCAAGAAGGAAAAGCGAAAGAAATCAGAAAAAAAGTAGATATGAAAATTGAAAACCGAAACCGAGTTCCAGAACTGATTCAGGAAATTATGACTGGCCGTTTTGATGCAGCAATTATTGAAGATACAGTTGCCAAAGGATATTTTAAAAAAGAAAAAAATCTTACTGGATTTACAATTAGTGATAATCCGGAGGAAGCTGGCTCAGCTATTGCTTTTCCTAAAAACAGCAAGCTTACAAAAGACTTTAATAAAGTATTAAATGAAATGAAAAAAAACGGCGAGCTTGATAAATTAATCGTAAAATGGTTCGGCGGAGGAAAATAA
- a CDS encoding BrxA/BrxB family bacilliredoxin, with the protein MNIDFNLFMNDVVRQARQEIVEAGYTELKTPEEVDAAFAKKGTTLVMVNSVCGCAGGIARPAARHALHYDKRPDHLVTVFAGQDKEATERARSYFTGYPPSSPSFALLKDGKLCTMIERHEIEGHEPMAVVMKLQQAFDEYCEEV; encoded by the coding sequence ATGAACATCGATTTTAATCTATTTATGAATGATGTCGTTCGCCAGGCTCGCCAGGAAATTGTAGAAGCTGGCTATACAGAATTAAAAACACCTGAGGAAGTTGATGCAGCATTTGCTAAGAAAGGAACTACCTTAGTGATGGTCAATTCCGTTTGCGGCTGTGCCGGTGGAATTGCCCGCCCTGCAGCTCGGCATGCTTTGCACTATGATAAACGGCCAGACCATTTAGTTACAGTTTTTGCCGGTCAGGACAAAGAAGCAACTGAGAGGGCGAGAAGCTATTTTACAGGATATCCGCCATCCTCTCCTTCATTTGCCTTACTAAAAGACGGGAAGCTTTGTACAATGATTGAGCGCCATGAAATTGAAGGCCATGAACCGATGGCAGTTGTTATGAAGTTGCAGCAAGCATTTGATGAATATTGTGAAGAAGTTTAG
- a CDS encoding HXXEE domain-containing protein, protein MILEWLNAKIHIISVFWLFPILFMFHDFEEILTVEKWTKENKEQVLAALPQSIRKYFYSSFKMTTLQFAQDVFWVYLSITAAAIIAVIFSFYYIFLVFLAIFFAHAFTHIGQAFILKKYTPGVITSILLVLPYSLYAYYRLLMEQVISGEDILWSCLGVCLVVPFLLFFLVSGRNRVTRN, encoded by the coding sequence GTGATATTAGAATGGTTAAATGCTAAGATTCATATAATTAGTGTTTTCTGGCTGTTTCCTATTTTGTTTATGTTTCATGACTTTGAAGAAATTCTTACCGTGGAGAAATGGACCAAAGAGAATAAAGAGCAGGTGTTGGCAGCTTTACCTCAATCAATTCGAAAATATTTTTATAGTAGTTTTAAAATGACAACACTTCAATTTGCACAAGATGTATTTTGGGTTTATCTTAGCATTACAGCCGCAGCCATTATTGCTGTAATTTTCTCTTTTTACTATATATTTTTAGTATTTTTAGCTATCTTTTTTGCACATGCATTCACACATATTGGGCAAGCTTTTATTCTAAAAAAATACACTCCGGGAGTGATAACTTCAATCCTTTTGGTGTTGCCTTACTCACTTTATGCTTACTACCGGCTGCTAATGGAACAAGTTATTAGTGGTGAAGATATTCTTTGGAGCTGCCTTGGAGTGTGTTTAGTTGTTCCTTTTCTGCTTTTCTTTTTAGTCAGTGGACGAAATCGAGTGACAAGGAATTAA